One Brassica napus cultivar Da-Ae chromosome C4, Da-Ae, whole genome shotgun sequence genomic region harbors:
- the LOC111203285 gene encoding delta(8)-fatty-acid desaturase 1-like: MAEQTEKKYITKEDLSKHNKPGDLWIAIQGKVYDVSDWIKSHPGGEALIVNLAGQDVTDAFIAFHPGTAWHHLNSLFTGYHIGDSQVSEISRDYRRLAAEFRKLGLFEKKGHVTLYTLTFVAALFAAVLYGVLACTSVVAHQIAAAILGLLWMQSAYIGHDSGHYVIMKNKSYNKFAQLLSGNCITGISIAWWKWTHNAHHLSCNSLDYDPDVQHIPVFAVSSKFFSSMTSRFYDRKLTFDPLARFLVSYQHFTYYPVMCFGRINLFIQTFLLLFSKREFPDRALNLAGILVFWTWFPLLVSCLPTWPERFFFVLTSFTVTALQHIQFTLNHFAADVYMGPPTGNDWFEKQTAGTLDISCTSYMDWFFGGLQFQLEHHLFPRLPRCHLRKVSPVVQELCEKHNLQYRSLSWWEANVWTIRTLKKAAYQARDAANPVVKNLVWEALNTHG; the protein is encoded by the coding sequence ATGGCGGAACAGACGGAGAAAAAGTACATTACGAAAGAAGATCTGAGCAAACACAACAAACCCGGAGACCTCTGGATCGCGATCCAAGGCAAAGTCTACGACGTCTCCGATTGGATCAAATCCCATCCCGGCGGCGAAGCGTTGATCGTCAATCTCGCCGGCCAAGACGTCACCGATGCCTTCATCGCATTCCACCCTGGAACCGCGTGGCACCACCTCAACAGCCTCTTCACCGGCTACCACATCGGAGACTCTCAGGTCTCCGAGATCTCGCGCGATTACCGCCGCCTAGCCGCCGAGTTTCGCAAACTCGGCCTCTTCGAGAAAAAAGGACACGTCACGCTCTACACCTTAACCTTCGTCGCCGCCCTGTTCGCCGCCGTCCTCTACGGCGTCTTGGCGTGCACCTCCGTCGTCGCTCACCAGATCGCCGCCGCGATACTCGGTCTCCTCTGGATGCAGAGCGCGTACATAGGCCACGACTCGGGGCACTACGTCATCATGAAGAACAAGTCGTACAACAAGTTCGCTCAGCTTCTCTCCGGCAACTGCATCACCGGGATCTCCATCGCGTGGTGGAAGTGGACCCACAACGCTCACCACCTCTCTTGCAACAGCCTCGACTACGACCCTGACGTGCAGCACATCCCCGTCTTCGCCGTATCCTCCAAGTTCTTCAGCTCCATGACGTCACGTTTCTACGATCGGAAGCTCACGTTTGACCCGCTCGCGAGGTTCCTCGTCAGCTACCAGCACTTTACTTATTACCCGGTCATGTGCTTCGGGAGGATCAACCTTTTTATCCAAAcgttccttctcctcttctcgaAGCGTGAGTTCCCCGACCGTGCTCTCAACTTAGCTGGGATCTTGGTGTTTTGGACATGGTTCCCGCTCTTGGTCTCTTGTCTCCCAACTTGGCCTGAGAGATTCTTCTTTGTCTTGACGAGCTTCACGGTCACGGCGCTTCAGCATATTCAATTCACGCTTAACCATTTTGCGGCTGATGTCTACATGGGTCCACCTACGGGTAACGACTGGTTCGAGAAGCAAACAGCTGGGACGTTGGATATCTCGTGTACTTCCTACATGGATTGGTTCTTTGGTGGGTTACAGTTTCAGCTCGAGCATCATTTGTTCCCTAGGCTGCCACGTTGCCATCTCAGAAAAGTGTCTCCTGTGGTACAAGAGCTTTGCGAGAAGCATAATCTTCAGTATAGGAGTCTTTCGTGGTGGGAGGCTAATGTGTGGACCATTAGGACTTTGAAGAAAGCTGCTTATCAAGCTAGAGATGCTGCTAATCCTGTGGTTAAGAACTTGGTTTGGGAAGCTTTGAATACTCATGGCTAA
- the LOC106391746 gene encoding mitogen-activated protein kinase kinase kinase 1-like yields the protein MKKVFKTPVRRLERSDVVKHNKANAASFSSSSEDQSVSNSSLWSALMTRSGEFPDRTSFRNFRDEDGDMDPGDLAISVEAWEAYKKRDEFKSSDHEIHKYPVHDLNEAGPSGHADSELTWSEASESGSFRNLSDKVVLDGGSREENKRGLQTKTNKVMSRGYLVPSPSDVVAVVGGGGGIEGVRPLGLKLPPAKQPPLEHHGSSWDFLTHFAPVGEIVRRPSSSSSSEGEEVEREARLLESADTADKACPFTTNKGGDSSSI from the coding sequence ATGAAGAAAGTGTTTAAAACGCCGGTACGGCGGTTAGAGCGTAGTGACGTGGTGAAGCATAACAAAGCTAATGCAGCGTCTTTTTCTAGCTCATCTGAAGATCAATCCGTTTCAAATTCTTCTCTCTGGAGTGCTCTGATGACGCGCTCTGGAGAGTTCCCGGATAGAACCAGTTTCAGGAACTTCAGAGATGAAGATGGAGATATGGATCCTGGTGATTTGGCTATTTCTGTTGAAGCCTGGGAAGCTTACAAGAAGCGAGATGAGTTCAAGTCTTCCGACCACGAGATTCACAAGTATCCAGTTCATGATTTAAATGAAGCAGGTCCTAGTGGTCATGCTGATTCTGAGTTGACGTGGTCAGAGGCGAGCGAGAGTGGGAGTTTTAGGAATTTGTCGGATAAAGTTGTACTTGATGGTGGTAGTAGAGAAGAGAATAAACGTGGTCTTCAGACGAAGACGAATAAGGTAATGTCGAGAGGCTATCTTGTTCCCAGTCCCAGTGATGTTGTGGCTGttgttggtggtggtggtggtataGAGGGAGTAAGACCACTGGGGCTTAAGCTTCCTCCGGCGAAACAACCTCCTCTTGAACATCATGGATCATCTTGGGATTTCCTTACGCATTTCGCTCCAGTAGGTGAAATTGTTAGGCGGCCaagttcctcttcttcttctgaggGAGAGGAAGTGGAAAGGGAGGCGAGGCTTCTCGAGTCTGCGGATACAGCTGATAAGGCATGCCCATTCACTACAAACAAGGGTGGTGACTCCTCTAGTATATGA
- the LOC106396788 gene encoding photosystem I chlorophyll a/b-binding protein 2, chloroplastic: MASLCASSAIAAISSPSFLAGKKLRLNKKLSVPAVSKSAASVRAVAADPERPIWFPGSTPPEWLDGSLPGDFGFDPLGLSSDPESLKWNVQAEIVHCRWAMLGAAGIFIPEFLTKIGILNTPSWYTAGEQEYFTDKTTLFVVELILIGWAEGRRWADIIKPGSVNTDPIFPNNKLTGTDVGYPGGLWFDPLGWGSGSPAKIKELRTKEIKNGRLAMLAVMGAWFQHIYTGTGPIDNLFAHLADPGHATIFAAFTPK, from the exons TTTCTTGGCTGGCAAGAAACTAAGGCTGAACAAGAAGCTGAGTGTTCCAGCTGTTTCCAAATCAGCTGCGTCTGTGCGGGCCGTTGCAGCGGATCCCGAGAGACCAATCTGGTTCCCTGGAAGCACTCCTCCAGAGTGGCTCGACGGTAGCCTCCCTGGTGACTTCGGATTTGATCCTCTTGGTCTTT CATCTGACCCCGAAAGTCTAAAATGGAACGTACAAGCAGAGATAGTTCACTGCCGGTGGGCAATGCTAGGGGCCGCCGGGATTTTTATCCCGGAGTTTCTAACCAAGATCGGGATCCTCAACACTCCGTCGTGGTACACCGCCGGAGAGCAAGAGTATTTCACGGACAAAACCACACTCTTtgtcgttgagctcatcttaatAGGATGGGCCGAGGGACGTAGATGGGCCGATATTATTAAGCCCGGTAGCGTCAACACTGACCCAATCTTCCCAAACAACAAACTGACGGGCACAGACGTTGGATACCCGGGTGGGTTATGGTTCGACCCGTTGGGTTGGGGATCCGGTAGCCCCGCTAAGATCAAGGAGCTGAGGACTAAAGAGATCAAGAACGGAAGGTTGGCTATGTTGGCAGTGATGGGTGCTTGGTTCCAACATATCTACACTGGGACTGGTCCTATTGATAACCTTTTTGcacatcttgctgatcctggcCATGCTACTATCTTCGCT GCTTTCACACCCAAGTGA